From one Triticum urartu cultivar G1812 chromosome 3, Tu2.1, whole genome shotgun sequence genomic stretch:
- the LOC125542222 gene encoding transcription factor bHLH168-like, with protein MKGRRQSMVPDGGCSASKMERKDVEKNRRLHMKGLCLKLSSLVPPSSAHYSSTSSSPPSSNKDAATQLDQLDSAAAYIKQLRGRIDDLKRRKQAALSGGTAGCSSSVSAGDYKSQTASLPVIEVRHQDGTLDVALASESGRPFRLHEVIAVLEQEGAEVVSASFSVVGDKIFYTVHSQAMCPRIGLEPGRVAHRLRGLAAAAAATVSSSVLLT; from the exons ATGAAGGGCAGGAGGCAGAGCATGGTGCCGGACGGGGGCTGCAGCGCCAGCAAGATGGAGCGCAAGGACGTGGAGAAGAATCGCAGGCTGCACATGAAGGGCCTCTGCCTCAAGCTCTCCTCCCTCGTCCCGCCCTCCTCCGCCCACTATTCTTCTACTTCTTCCTCGCCGCCGTCCAGCAACAAG GACGCGGCGACGCAGCTGGACCAGCTGGACAGCGCCGCGGCGTACATCAAGCAGCTCCGGGGCCGGATCGACGACCTCAAGCGCCGCAAGCAGGCCGCCCTCTCCGGCGGCACGGCCGGCTGCTCCTCCTCCGTCTCCGCCGGCGACTACAAGTCACAGACGGCCTCGCTGCCGGTGATCGAGGTTCGGCACCAGGATGGGACGCTCGACGTGGCGCTGGCGAGCGAATCCGGGCGGCCGTTCCGGCTGCACGAGGTGATCGCCGTGCTGGAGCAGGAGGGCGCCGAGGTGGTCAGCGCCAGCTTCTCGGTCGTCGGCGACAAGATCTTCTACACGGTCCACTCCCAGGCGATGTGCCCCCGCATCGGCCTCGAGCCCGGCAGGGTCGCCCACCGGCTCCGGGGCCTCGCCGCAGCCGCAGCCGCCACCGTCTCGTCGTCGGTCCTCCTGACATGA